A region from the Musa acuminata AAA Group cultivar baxijiao chromosome BXJ1-10, Cavendish_Baxijiao_AAA, whole genome shotgun sequence genome encodes:
- the LOC103969961 gene encoding endoribonuclease Dicer homolog 3a isoform X1, which yields MSPSKRPIDSADGEGSPVTAKKQKHEPEEFEPRSHQLAVYEVALRTNTIAVLETGSGKTMISVMLVKHFGEELKKRGDQRLILFLAPTVHLVVQQYETIKVHTDVDVQYCCGAKAVDAWSIASWQKEVSTYQVMVMTPQILLDVLRKGFLNLDMVHLMVIDECHHALGDHPYNKLMKEFYHKSVLKPHIFGMTASPILRKGISSTADCEGQLSELEAILDSKICTVADRSEINMFVPSAKEVNRYYDAKLFIHEELKTKLRLLLDKYDASLVQLGKSSLDNYNDTADIIKAPKKDLSSYYDKICHCMDELGLVCAIEATKICIDAVSSSNSTDRHDFVMVNVAQCKSFLEEVLQKLAERLPADFELLLKTENDCAAAVQKGYISSKLYELIQIIRSLGMPSQVVCLIFVERNITAKVLERFIKKVCFLSHFTVSYLAGGSSSVDALTPKTQKDTLDSFRSGKANLLFTTDVAEEGTDVPDCSCVIRFDLPKTARSYIQSHGRARQAGSHYVIMLERGNLQQRDLLFDIIKNKHSTVDIALNRDQDSLVSIVSINEDLGAYYVDSTGASVTADSSVSLINTYCQNLPRDKYFTPKPIFRFTLDGGYYECTITLPPNAAIQTIVGPANQNSHVAKKLACLEACKRLHQSGALNDHLLPCVQEHLDDVKAEKTGESAKGAGTTKRKELHGMTTAHAMSGTWAHQNDGIILQGYKLNFSCNRIGENYSAFILLIDAILDQDVACKEIDLYLIDKMVKADISPCGPIALDKKQQVDQGKLFQELFFNGLFGKLFTGSKSSGVSRKFLLSDNRSLWNTSNMYMLLPLDSSCAHKHDKVSINWKAISASASVVKFMREIYSSRGQNGPVVDSKCGSSETRGSMPDMIHLANRFAEPQSLKGVVVLAIHTGRIYCVLDVVTGLTADSPFDGNSRKQSSDTWTFSEYFSKKYGIVLQHPRQPLLLLKSSHNPHNLLSSKSGTEGNFVPKRSNGKNVSLNHVHMPPELLVDIDVPYEVLKSFYLLPSLMYRVESLMLACQLRKEISFCSSNPIPSFLILEAITTLRCCEDFSMERLELLGDSVLKYAVSCSLFLKFPGKHEGKLSSDRIKIIRNATLHSLGTKHGIQGYIRDAAFEPRRWVAPGHISIHRVPCKCGLNDNEVPNIILDTISDKSIVIGKACDRGHRWLCSKTISDCVEALIGAYYVGGGLPAALAFIKWLGIDTEFEPDMVEEAIRTASGWTYLPKIHEIETLESKIGYKFTVKGLLLESITHASQQELGVFFCYQRLEFLGDSVLDLLITWHLFQRHKDIDPGELTDLRSASVNNENFAQVAVRHKLQQHLQHNSGLLLEQITEFVKRLEDSDENKYMLLSNGSSKVPKVLGDMVESIAGAILIDTKLDLDKVWEIFEPLLSPIATPENLELPPLRELTELCSHHGYFLNTTCTNEGDMNVAVLEVQLEDVLLVREGREKNKKAAKGQAAYLLLKDLEEKGFLHSRHASKGTQAEEKIASHKESVEKSGSLMLDIEIPTPAKHGEVVNSKNVSVPSPGKPVALTVKMQKGGPRTALYELCKRCQWPMPSFETLEWKPSGDQMNECTEGGDANRHMFVSGITLHIPNSTIIKRKGDRRPDKKSSQDSAALTMLYELEKLGRCQIEVQQPAERIS from the exons ATGAGTCCTTCGAAGAGACCCATCGACTCGGCCGACGGCGAAGGGTCGCCGGTTACGGCCAAGAAGCAGAAGCATGAGCCCGAAGAATTCGAGCCAAGGag TCATCAACTCGCGGTATACGAAGTGGCACTTCGGACGAACACGATCGCCGTGCTGGAGACAGGTTCGGGGAAGACTATGATTTCCGTTATGCTAGTAAAGCATTTCGGGGAGGAGTTGAAGAAGCGCGGAGACCAGCGGCTCATTCTCTTTCTTGCCCCCACCGTTCACCTCGTCGTTCAG CAATACGAAACAATAAAGGTTCACACCGATGTTGACGTACAATATTGCTGTGGAGCCAAGGCGGTGGATGCGTGGAGCATTGCCTCCTGGCAGAAGGAAGTCTCCACTTACCAA GTAATGGTCATGACTCCACAAATTTTGTTAGATGTTCTGAGGAAAGGTTTCCTCAATCTTGATATGGTCCACCTGATGGTAATTGATGAGTGTCATCATGCATTGGGCGACCATCCCTACAATAAATTGATGAAG GAGTTTTATCACAAGTCTGTGCTGAAACCACATATATTTGGAATGACTGCATCGCCTATCTTGAGGAAAG GCATATCATCAACTGCTGATTGTGAAGGCCAACTATCGGAGCTTGAGGCTATACTAGATTCCAAG ATTTGTACAGTGGCAGATAGAAGTGAGATAAACATGTTTGTTCCTTCAGCTAAAGAAGTAAACAGATATTATGATGCCAAGCTGTTCATACATGAAGAATTGAAAACAAAGTTGAGGTTATTGTTGGATAAG TATGATGCATCACTTGTTCAGTTGGGAAAATCATCACTGGATAATTACAATGACACTGCTGACATCATCAAGGCTCCAAAAAAGGATCTGTCTAGTTATTACGATAAGATCTGCCACTGCATGGATGAGCTAGGCCTGGTCTGTGCTATTGAG GCTACTAAGATCTGTATAGATGCTGTAAGTTCTTCAAATTCTACTGATCGTCACGACTTTGTCATGGTGAATGTAGCTCAGTGCAAATCTTTTCTTGAGGAAGTATTGCAAAAACTTGCAGAAAGATTGCCAGCAG attttgaactactTTTGAAGACTGAAAATGATTGTGCAGCGGCTGTACAAAAGGGTTACATCTCTTCAAAGCTATATGAACTTATTCAAATCATTCGGTCTCTTGG GATGCCCAGCCAAGTAGTCTGCCTCATCTTTGTTGAAAGAAATATTACTGCTAAAGTTTTGGAAAGGTTTATTAAGAAAGTTTGTTTTTTATCACATTTCACTGTGTCATACTTGGCTGGAGGGTCTTCTTCAGTTGATGCACTAACCCCAAAAACGCAAAAGGATACTCTGGATTCCTTTCGTTCAGGGAAG GCAAATTTACTATTTACCACTGATGTCGCTGAAGAGGGTACCGATGTGCCAGATTGTTCATGTGTAATCCGTTTTGATTTGCCGAAAACAGCTCGTAGTTACATTCAGTCTCATGGCCGAGCTCGACAAGCTGGTTCTCATTACGTTATCATGCTTGAACG TGGGAATTTGCAACAAAGAGATTTGTTATTTGATATCATCAAGAATAAGCATTCAACGGTTGACATCGCATTAAACAGAGACCAAGACTCCCTTGTATCTATAGTGTCTATTAATGAAGATTTAGGTGCTTATTATGTTGATTCAACTGGAGCAAGTGTTACTGCTGACTCTAGTGTCAGTCTCATAAATACATATTGTCAAAACCTTCCAAGAGACAA GTACTTCACTCCCAAACCAATTTTCAGGTTCACTTTGGATGGCGGGTACTATGAGTGCACAATAACTTTGCCTCCAAATGCTGCAATTCAGACAATAGTTGGTCCAGCTAATCAAAATTCACATGTAGCAAAAAAGCTTGCATGCCTGGAGGCTTGCAAAAGACTACATCAATCAGGAGCACTTAATGATCATCTTCTTCCTTGTGTTCAAGAGCACTTGGATGATGTGAAAGCTGAAAAAACTGGGGAATCAGCTAAAGGAGCAG GAACGACGAAGAGAAAAGAATTGCATGGAATGACAACTGCTCATGCTATGTCAGGAACATGGGCACACCAAAATGATGGTATTATTCTGCAGGGATATAAGCTAAATTTCTCGTGCAACCGGATCGGCGAGAACTATTCTGCCTTTATCCTATTAATTGATGCAATTTTAGATCAAGATGTTGCTTGCAAGGAAATAGATCTTTACTTAATTGACAAAATGGTTAAAGCTGATATTTCTCCCTGTGGACCAATTGCATTGGATAAGAAGCAG CAGGTAGACCAAGGAAAGCTTTTCCAGGAGTTGTTTTTTAATGGTTTATTCGGGAAGTTATTTACAGGATCCAAGTCATCTGGGGTGTCAAGGAAATTCTTACTTAGTGATAATAGATCATTGTGGAACACATCAAATATGTATATGCTCTTACCTCTAGATTCTTCTTGTGCTCACAAGCATGATAAAGTAAGCATTAATTGGAAGGCGATAAGTGCAAGCGCTTCAGTGGTTAAATTTATGAGAGAAATTTATTCATCTAGAGGACAAAACGGTCCAGTTGTAGATTCCAAATGTGGTTCCTCTGAGACAAGGGGTTCTATGCCAGATATGATCCACCTAGCCAATCGCTTTGCAGAGCCTCAGAGTCTCAAAGGTGTGGTAGTTTTGGCAATCCATACAGGAAGGATTTATTGTGTTCTAGATGTGGTTACTGGTTTGACTGCTGATAGTCCATTTGATGGGAATTCTCGGAAACAATCATCAGATACTTGGACATTCTCAGAGTACTTCAGTAAGAA GTATGGAATTGTGCTTCAACATCCAAGGCAACCATTATTGTTGTTGAAGAGCAGTCACAATCCTCATAATCTTTTATCTTCAAAGTCTGGAACTGAAG GTAATTTTGTACCGAAAAGATCTAATGGTAAGAATGTGTCTCTAAATCATGTTCACATGCCTCCAGAGCTTCTAGTTGATATTGATGTACCATACGAAGTCTTGAAATCTTTTTACTTGCTACCTTCTTTGATGTACCGAGTGGAATCCTTGATGTTAGCCTGCCAACTAAGGAAGGAAATTTCTTTCTGTTCTAGCAATCCTATACCAAGCTTCCTG ATTTTGGAAGCAATTACTACGCTGAGATGTTGTGAAGACTTCTCCATGGAGCGGTTGGAACTATTAGGGGACTCCGTTTTAAAATATGCAGTGAGTTGTTCTCTCTTTCTAAAATTTCCTGGGAAACACGAAGGGAAATTGTCCTCCGACCGGATAAAAATAATTCGTAATGCCACTCTTCATAGCTTGGGAACTAAACATGGCATACAG GGTTACATACGTGATGCTGCATTTGAACCTCGTAGATGGGTTGCTCCTGGACATATTTCAATACACCGTGTTCCTTGTAAATGTGGATTAAATGACAATGAAGTGCCAAATATAATTTTGGATACAATTAGTGACAAGTCTATTGTGATAGGAAAGGCATGTGATAGAGGACACAGGTGGCTCTGCTCAAAAACAATATCAGATTGTGTCGAGGCTCTGATAGGTGCATATTATGTTGGTGGTGGGCTACCTGCTGCTCTTGCATTTATAAAGTGGCTAGGAATTGATACCGAGTTTGAGCCTGATATGGTTGAGGAGGCTATAAGAACTGCATCAGGTTGGACATaccttcccaaaattcatgaaataGAAACACTGGAATCAAAAATTGGCTACAAGTTTACTGTCAAAGGTCTTCTTCTGGAATCTATTACCCATGCATCTCAGCAAGAATTAGGAGTCTTCTTCTGCTATCAG CGTCTTGAATTCTTGGGTGACTCAGTTTTGGACCTGCTCATTACGTGGCATCTCTTTCAGCGCCATAAAGATATTGACCCTGGGGAATTAACTGATTTAAGATCTGCATCagtaaataatgaaaattttgcTCAAGTAGCTGTCAGGCATAAGCTTCAGCAGCACCTCCAACATAATTCTGGATTACTTTTAGAGCAAATAACAGAGTTTGTCAAGAGACTTGAGGATTCAGATGAAAACAAGTATATGCTTTTGTCAAATGGTTCATCTAAAGTACCTAAG GTCCTTGGAGACATGGTTGAAAGTATTGCCGGTGCCATATTGATAGATACAAAGCTTGATTTAGATAAAGTATGGGAAATTTTTGAGCCATTACTCTCCCCAATTGCCACTCCAGAGAACCTTGAGTTGCCACCTCTACGTGAACTTACTGAATTATGTAGCCACCATGGTTACTTCTTGAATACAACATGCACAAATGAGGGGGACATGAATGTTGCTGTTCTTGAGGTACAACTGGAGGATGTTCTGTTGGTAAGGGAAGGTCGTGAGAAGAATAAAAAAGCTGCAAAAGGGCAAGCAGCATATTTGCTGTTGAAGGACTTGGAA GAAAAAGGATTTTTGCACTCCCGGCATGCCTCCAAAGGGACACAAGCTGAAGAAAAGATTGCAAGCCACAAAGAATCTGTTGAAAAATCTGGTAGTTTAATGTTGGATATTGAGATTCCTACGCCAGCAAAGCACGGTGAAGTAGTCAATTCCAAGAATGTTTCTGTTCCCAGCCCAGGTAAACCAG tGGCTTTGACAGTCAAAATGCAAAAAGGTGGGCCTCGAACTGCACTGTATGAACTCTGCAAAAGATGTCAATGGCCAATGCCTAGCTTTGAAACATTAGAGTGGAAGCCAAG TGGCGACCAGATGAATGAATGTACCGAAGGGGGAGACGCCAACCGTCACATGTTTGTATCAGGCATAACGCTGCAtataccaaattccaccatcatcaaaCGCAAGGGGGACCGGCGTCCTGATAAGAAGAGTTCACAAGATTCTGCAGCACTAACCATGCTTTATGAGCTTGAGAAACTGGGCAGGTGCCAGATTGAGGTGCAACAACCGGCCGAAAGAATTTCATGA
- the LOC103969961 gene encoding endoribonuclease Dicer homolog 3a isoform X5: MSPSKRPIDSADGEGSPVTAKKQKHEPEEFEPRSHQLAVYEVALRTNTIAVLETGSGKTMISVMLVKHFGEELKKRGDQRLILFLAPTVHLVVQQYETIKVHTDVDVQYCCGAKAVDAWSIASWQKEVSTYQVMVMTPQILLDVLRKGFLNLDMVHLMVIDECHHALGDHPYNKLMKEFYHKSVLKPHIFGMTASPILRKGISSTADCEGQLSELEAILDSKICTVADRSEINMFVPSAKEVNRYYDAKLFIHEELKTKLRLLLDKYDASLVQLGKSSLDNYNDTADIIKAPKKDLSSYYDKICHCMDELGLVCAIEATKICIDAVSSSNSTDRHDFVMVNVAQCKSFLEEVLQKLAERLPADFELLLKTENDCAAAVQKGYISSKLYELIQIIRSLGMPSQVVCLIFVERNITAKVLERFIKKVCFLSHFTVSYLAGGSSSVDALTPKTQKDTLDSFRSGKANLLFTTDVAEEGTDVPDCSCVIRFDLPKTARSYIQSHGRARQAGSHYVIMLERGNLQQRDLLFDIIKNKHSTVDIALNRDQDSLVSIVSINEDLGAYYVDSTGASVTADSSVSLINTYCQNLPRDKYFTPKPIFRFTLDGGYYECTITLPPNAAIQTIVGPANQNSHVAKKLACLEACKRLHQSGALNDHLLPCVQEHLDDVKAEKTGESAKGAGTTKRKELHGMTTAHAMSGTWAHQNDGIILQGYKLNFSCNRIGENYSAFILLIDAILDQDVACKEIDLYLIDKMVKADISPCGPIALDKKQQVDQGKLFQELFFNGLFGKLFTGSKSSGVSRKFLLSDNRSLWNTSNMYMLLPLDSSCAHKHDKVSINWKAISASASVVKFMREIYSSRGQNGPVVDSKCGSSETRGSMPDMIHLANRFAEPQSLKGVVVLAIHTGRIYCVLDVVTGLTADSPFDGNSRKQSSDTWTFSEYFSKKYGIVLQHPRQPLLLLKSSHNPHNLLSSKSGTEGNFVPKRSNGKNVSLNHVHMPPELLVDIDVPYEVLKSFYLLPSLMYRVESLMLACQLRKEISFCSSNPIPSFLILEAITTLRCCEDFSMERLELLGDSVLKYAVSCSLFLKFPGKHEGKLSSDRIKIIRNATLHSLGTKHGIQGYIRDAAFEPRRWVAPGHISIHRVPCKCGLNDNEVPNIILDTISDKSIVIGKACDRGHRWLCSKTISDCVEALIGAYYVGGGLPAALAFIKWLGIDTEFEPDMVEEAIRTASGWTYLPKIHEIETLESKIGYKFTVKGLLLESITHASQQELGVFFCYQRLEFLGDSVLDLLITWHLFQRHKDIDPGELTDLRSASVNNENFAQVAVRHKLQQHLQHNSGLLLEQITEFVKRLEDSDENKYMLLSNGSSKVPKVLGDMVESIAGAILIDTKLDLDKVWEIFEPLLSPIATPENLELPPLRELTELCSHHGYFLNTTCTNEGDMNVAVLEVQLEDVLLVREGREKNKKAAKGQAAYLLLKDLEEKGFLHSRHASKGTQAEEKIASHKESVEKSGSLMLDIEIPTPAKHGEVVNSKNVSVPSPGKPVALTVKMQKGGPRTALYELCKRCQWPMPSFETLEWKPSGDQMNECTEGGDANRHMFVSGITLHIPNSTIIKRKGDRRPDKKSSQDSAALTMLYELEKLGRCQIEDA, from the exons ATGAGTCCTTCGAAGAGACCCATCGACTCGGCCGACGGCGAAGGGTCGCCGGTTACGGCCAAGAAGCAGAAGCATGAGCCCGAAGAATTCGAGCCAAGGag TCATCAACTCGCGGTATACGAAGTGGCACTTCGGACGAACACGATCGCCGTGCTGGAGACAGGTTCGGGGAAGACTATGATTTCCGTTATGCTAGTAAAGCATTTCGGGGAGGAGTTGAAGAAGCGCGGAGACCAGCGGCTCATTCTCTTTCTTGCCCCCACCGTTCACCTCGTCGTTCAG CAATACGAAACAATAAAGGTTCACACCGATGTTGACGTACAATATTGCTGTGGAGCCAAGGCGGTGGATGCGTGGAGCATTGCCTCCTGGCAGAAGGAAGTCTCCACTTACCAA GTAATGGTCATGACTCCACAAATTTTGTTAGATGTTCTGAGGAAAGGTTTCCTCAATCTTGATATGGTCCACCTGATGGTAATTGATGAGTGTCATCATGCATTGGGCGACCATCCCTACAATAAATTGATGAAG GAGTTTTATCACAAGTCTGTGCTGAAACCACATATATTTGGAATGACTGCATCGCCTATCTTGAGGAAAG GCATATCATCAACTGCTGATTGTGAAGGCCAACTATCGGAGCTTGAGGCTATACTAGATTCCAAG ATTTGTACAGTGGCAGATAGAAGTGAGATAAACATGTTTGTTCCTTCAGCTAAAGAAGTAAACAGATATTATGATGCCAAGCTGTTCATACATGAAGAATTGAAAACAAAGTTGAGGTTATTGTTGGATAAG TATGATGCATCACTTGTTCAGTTGGGAAAATCATCACTGGATAATTACAATGACACTGCTGACATCATCAAGGCTCCAAAAAAGGATCTGTCTAGTTATTACGATAAGATCTGCCACTGCATGGATGAGCTAGGCCTGGTCTGTGCTATTGAG GCTACTAAGATCTGTATAGATGCTGTAAGTTCTTCAAATTCTACTGATCGTCACGACTTTGTCATGGTGAATGTAGCTCAGTGCAAATCTTTTCTTGAGGAAGTATTGCAAAAACTTGCAGAAAGATTGCCAGCAG attttgaactactTTTGAAGACTGAAAATGATTGTGCAGCGGCTGTACAAAAGGGTTACATCTCTTCAAAGCTATATGAACTTATTCAAATCATTCGGTCTCTTGG GATGCCCAGCCAAGTAGTCTGCCTCATCTTTGTTGAAAGAAATATTACTGCTAAAGTTTTGGAAAGGTTTATTAAGAAAGTTTGTTTTTTATCACATTTCACTGTGTCATACTTGGCTGGAGGGTCTTCTTCAGTTGATGCACTAACCCCAAAAACGCAAAAGGATACTCTGGATTCCTTTCGTTCAGGGAAG GCAAATTTACTATTTACCACTGATGTCGCTGAAGAGGGTACCGATGTGCCAGATTGTTCATGTGTAATCCGTTTTGATTTGCCGAAAACAGCTCGTAGTTACATTCAGTCTCATGGCCGAGCTCGACAAGCTGGTTCTCATTACGTTATCATGCTTGAACG TGGGAATTTGCAACAAAGAGATTTGTTATTTGATATCATCAAGAATAAGCATTCAACGGTTGACATCGCATTAAACAGAGACCAAGACTCCCTTGTATCTATAGTGTCTATTAATGAAGATTTAGGTGCTTATTATGTTGATTCAACTGGAGCAAGTGTTACTGCTGACTCTAGTGTCAGTCTCATAAATACATATTGTCAAAACCTTCCAAGAGACAA GTACTTCACTCCCAAACCAATTTTCAGGTTCACTTTGGATGGCGGGTACTATGAGTGCACAATAACTTTGCCTCCAAATGCTGCAATTCAGACAATAGTTGGTCCAGCTAATCAAAATTCACATGTAGCAAAAAAGCTTGCATGCCTGGAGGCTTGCAAAAGACTACATCAATCAGGAGCACTTAATGATCATCTTCTTCCTTGTGTTCAAGAGCACTTGGATGATGTGAAAGCTGAAAAAACTGGGGAATCAGCTAAAGGAGCAG GAACGACGAAGAGAAAAGAATTGCATGGAATGACAACTGCTCATGCTATGTCAGGAACATGGGCACACCAAAATGATGGTATTATTCTGCAGGGATATAAGCTAAATTTCTCGTGCAACCGGATCGGCGAGAACTATTCTGCCTTTATCCTATTAATTGATGCAATTTTAGATCAAGATGTTGCTTGCAAGGAAATAGATCTTTACTTAATTGACAAAATGGTTAAAGCTGATATTTCTCCCTGTGGACCAATTGCATTGGATAAGAAGCAG CAGGTAGACCAAGGAAAGCTTTTCCAGGAGTTGTTTTTTAATGGTTTATTCGGGAAGTTATTTACAGGATCCAAGTCATCTGGGGTGTCAAGGAAATTCTTACTTAGTGATAATAGATCATTGTGGAACACATCAAATATGTATATGCTCTTACCTCTAGATTCTTCTTGTGCTCACAAGCATGATAAAGTAAGCATTAATTGGAAGGCGATAAGTGCAAGCGCTTCAGTGGTTAAATTTATGAGAGAAATTTATTCATCTAGAGGACAAAACGGTCCAGTTGTAGATTCCAAATGTGGTTCCTCTGAGACAAGGGGTTCTATGCCAGATATGATCCACCTAGCCAATCGCTTTGCAGAGCCTCAGAGTCTCAAAGGTGTGGTAGTTTTGGCAATCCATACAGGAAGGATTTATTGTGTTCTAGATGTGGTTACTGGTTTGACTGCTGATAGTCCATTTGATGGGAATTCTCGGAAACAATCATCAGATACTTGGACATTCTCAGAGTACTTCAGTAAGAA GTATGGAATTGTGCTTCAACATCCAAGGCAACCATTATTGTTGTTGAAGAGCAGTCACAATCCTCATAATCTTTTATCTTCAAAGTCTGGAACTGAAG GTAATTTTGTACCGAAAAGATCTAATGGTAAGAATGTGTCTCTAAATCATGTTCACATGCCTCCAGAGCTTCTAGTTGATATTGATGTACCATACGAAGTCTTGAAATCTTTTTACTTGCTACCTTCTTTGATGTACCGAGTGGAATCCTTGATGTTAGCCTGCCAACTAAGGAAGGAAATTTCTTTCTGTTCTAGCAATCCTATACCAAGCTTCCTG ATTTTGGAAGCAATTACTACGCTGAGATGTTGTGAAGACTTCTCCATGGAGCGGTTGGAACTATTAGGGGACTCCGTTTTAAAATATGCAGTGAGTTGTTCTCTCTTTCTAAAATTTCCTGGGAAACACGAAGGGAAATTGTCCTCCGACCGGATAAAAATAATTCGTAATGCCACTCTTCATAGCTTGGGAACTAAACATGGCATACAG GGTTACATACGTGATGCTGCATTTGAACCTCGTAGATGGGTTGCTCCTGGACATATTTCAATACACCGTGTTCCTTGTAAATGTGGATTAAATGACAATGAAGTGCCAAATATAATTTTGGATACAATTAGTGACAAGTCTATTGTGATAGGAAAGGCATGTGATAGAGGACACAGGTGGCTCTGCTCAAAAACAATATCAGATTGTGTCGAGGCTCTGATAGGTGCATATTATGTTGGTGGTGGGCTACCTGCTGCTCTTGCATTTATAAAGTGGCTAGGAATTGATACCGAGTTTGAGCCTGATATGGTTGAGGAGGCTATAAGAACTGCATCAGGTTGGACATaccttcccaaaattcatgaaataGAAACACTGGAATCAAAAATTGGCTACAAGTTTACTGTCAAAGGTCTTCTTCTGGAATCTATTACCCATGCATCTCAGCAAGAATTAGGAGTCTTCTTCTGCTATCAG CGTCTTGAATTCTTGGGTGACTCAGTTTTGGACCTGCTCATTACGTGGCATCTCTTTCAGCGCCATAAAGATATTGACCCTGGGGAATTAACTGATTTAAGATCTGCATCagtaaataatgaaaattttgcTCAAGTAGCTGTCAGGCATAAGCTTCAGCAGCACCTCCAACATAATTCTGGATTACTTTTAGAGCAAATAACAGAGTTTGTCAAGAGACTTGAGGATTCAGATGAAAACAAGTATATGCTTTTGTCAAATGGTTCATCTAAAGTACCTAAG GTCCTTGGAGACATGGTTGAAAGTATTGCCGGTGCCATATTGATAGATACAAAGCTTGATTTAGATAAAGTATGGGAAATTTTTGAGCCATTACTCTCCCCAATTGCCACTCCAGAGAACCTTGAGTTGCCACCTCTACGTGAACTTACTGAATTATGTAGCCACCATGGTTACTTCTTGAATACAACATGCACAAATGAGGGGGACATGAATGTTGCTGTTCTTGAGGTACAACTGGAGGATGTTCTGTTGGTAAGGGAAGGTCGTGAGAAGAATAAAAAAGCTGCAAAAGGGCAAGCAGCATATTTGCTGTTGAAGGACTTGGAA GAAAAAGGATTTTTGCACTCCCGGCATGCCTCCAAAGGGACACAAGCTGAAGAAAAGATTGCAAGCCACAAAGAATCTGTTGAAAAATCTGGTAGTTTAATGTTGGATATTGAGATTCCTACGCCAGCAAAGCACGGTGAAGTAGTCAATTCCAAGAATGTTTCTGTTCCCAGCCCAGGTAAACCAG tGGCTTTGACAGTCAAAATGCAAAAAGGTGGGCCTCGAACTGCACTGTATGAACTCTGCAAAAGATGTCAATGGCCAATGCCTAGCTTTGAAACATTAGAGTGGAAGCCAAG TGGCGACCAGATGAATGAATGTACCGAAGGGGGAGACGCCAACCGTCACATGTTTGTATCAGGCATAACGCTGCAtataccaaattccaccatcatcaaaCGCAAGGGGGACCGGCGTCCTGATAAGAAGAGTTCACAAGATTCTGCAGCACTAACCATGCTTTATGAGCTTGAGAAACTGGGCAGGTGCCAGATTGAG GATGCCTAG